One genomic segment of Nitrosopumilus sp. includes these proteins:
- a CDS encoding sulfurtransferase encodes MTYAHPEVLVDTEWVSKNPPDAKRKLVEVDYDPVNGYQKGHINGATLIWWKRDINDPVTRDIIGKKQFEALMSKNGITADSEVILYGDFNNWFAAFVFWVFKYYGHENIKIMNGGRKKWELENRDYTTDEPQVTPTTYVAQPPDEGLRAYLFDVSRALGKEDTVMVDVRSPAEFSGQITAPPEYPMEHAQRGGHIPHANNIPWATAVNDADGTFKAVEELRQNYEPKGVTPDKDVICYCRIGERSSHSWFVLKYLLGYPKVRNYDGSWTEWGNMIGNPVEK; translated from the coding sequence ATGACTTACGCACATCCTGAAGTTCTAGTCGATACAGAATGGGTTTCAAAAAATCCTCCTGATGCAAAAAGAAAGTTAGTTGAAGTAGATTATGATCCTGTAAACGGTTATCAAAAAGGTCACATTAATGGTGCCACATTAATTTGGTGGAAACGCGATATCAATGATCCTGTAACTCGAGATATCATTGGTAAAAAACAGTTTGAAGCATTAATGTCAAAAAATGGAATCACTGCTGACTCTGAAGTAATACTATATGGTGACTTTAACAATTGGTTTGCCGCATTTGTTTTTTGGGTTTTCAAATATTATGGACATGAAAATATCAAAATAATGAATGGTGGTAGAAAAAAATGGGAATTAGAAAATAGAGATTACACCACTGATGAACCACAAGTAACTCCAACAACATATGTTGCACAACCTCCAGATGAGGGACTACGTGCATATCTATTTGATGTTAGTAGAGCATTAGGAAAAGAAGATACAGTTATGGTAGATGTAAGATCTCCTGCAGAATTTTCTGGACAAATTACTGCTCCTCCCGAATATCCTATGGAGCATGCGCAACGTGGTGGACATATTCCCCATGCAAATAACATTCCATGGGCAACTGCTGTTAATGATGCTGATGGAACATTCAAAGCAGTTGAAGAACTAAGACAAAATTATGAACCAAAAGGTGTGACTCCTGACAAAGATGTGATTTGTTATTGTAGGATTGGAGAAAGATCTTCTCATAGTTGGTTTGTTCTAAAATATTTGCTTGGATACCCAAAGGTTCGAAACTATGATGGTTCATGGACTGAATGGGGAAATATGATAGGAAATCCAGTGGAAAAATAA
- a CDS encoding 4Fe-4S dicluster domain-containing protein: protein MSLLLKDRVWSMEAPTAKRGVYPLHGFKLGLYRLPIKLEDPVELKSVHDGLKKAFEMDMYADRIFATYRWKEQNMDDPDAKGYEEVELSVTVEIVSGEVVDIIYQIFPIEKFGDPNWVKDYRKKADHFAKMVIDTILRNTILADKMISYFVKSEKISEVAAIQKLEELTPLAKIVLGAKPKPVEANEDEIEEDDGEIEIPDGAKPGPIDVEFKSKMKPSSPYEAPEHTIKTWGRRGTGNAILGVWGEFVSVDYDICVADGGCIEACPVGVYEWFDTPGNPASEKKPLMSKEPDCIFCLACEGVCPPQAIKIFEQK from the coding sequence ATGTCCTTACTTCTAAAAGATCGAGTTTGGTCAATGGAGGCTCCAACAGCTAAACGTGGTGTTTATCCATTACATGGTTTCAAACTTGGACTTTACCGATTACCAATCAAATTAGAAGATCCTGTTGAACTAAAATCTGTTCATGATGGACTCAAAAAGGCATTTGAAATGGACATGTATGCAGATAGAATTTTTGCTACATACCGCTGGAAAGAACAAAACATGGATGATCCTGATGCAAAGGGGTACGAAGAAGTTGAATTGTCAGTTACTGTTGAAATTGTTTCCGGTGAAGTCGTAGATATTATTTATCAAATATTTCCTATTGAGAAATTTGGAGATCCAAATTGGGTTAAAGATTATAGAAAAAAGGCAGATCATTTTGCAAAAATGGTTATTGATACAATACTTCGAAACACTATCTTAGCAGATAAGATGATTTCTTATTTTGTAAAATCTGAGAAAATCTCAGAAGTTGCAGCTATTCAAAAACTTGAAGAATTAACACCACTTGCAAAAATTGTTCTTGGTGCAAAACCAAAACCAGTTGAAGCAAATGAAGATGAGATTGAAGAAGATGATGGAGAAATTGAAATTCCAGATGGTGCAAAACCTGGACCAATTGACGTTGAATTCAAATCAAAAATGAAACCCTCATCACCATATGAAGCACCTGAGCACACAATCAAAACTTGGGGCCGAAGAGGAACTGGCAATGCTATCCTTGGTGTATGGGGAGAATTTGTCTCAGTTGATTATGATATTTGTGTTGCAGATGGTGGATGCATTGAAGCATGTCCTGTTGGTGTGTATGAATGGTTTGACACACCGGGAAATCCCGCATCTGAGAAGAAACCCTTGATGTCTAAAGAGCCTGATTGTATATTTTGTCTTGCATGTGAAGGTGTATGTCCTCCTCAGGCAATCAAGATCTTTGAGCAAAAATAA
- a CDS encoding cellulose synthase family protein, which yields MAINPFTQLVFDLFILSAIIITAYTCNFYYLAFLSRKRKDVLSPTDWGTPSITIQLPIYNEKYVAKRLVDSVCHLDYPQNKMRIMVLDDSDDDTVELLGEVVNDYKKKGFHIEHVRRGTRKGYKAGALKYAMQSTDTELVAIFDADFIPPTWFLKRAIPHFSKPTIGLVQCRWGHVNENYSAITQAQALSLDFHFLIEQKAKSNSHLFMNFNGTAGIWKRSCIEDAGGWHTATLVEDLDLSYRAQMKGWKCVFLPDIVVDAELPVQMNAAKRQQFRWAKGSIQCAIKLLTDIALKRKVAIEAKIQAFIQLTRHIVYPLMLIQFLALPILLAGNVNLYVISFLPALTIATYLAMGPGAYIMIIQSMYHKSWKSKAKILPALLIYNAGMSVNNTVAVFDAVLGKKNEFLRTPKYGVLKTKDDWKDNAYNLPFSQVTLLEIFFGVYGILGIFISIFSNNPIFAPIIGLQTIGFFYIAYMSLSHTRFKRNKSSNTVPKTKKEKMAHTVYKLSMIGIVAIIIFGGFMAINGYNTDIYPLDRIRGHLDGIVGSSDPTAIRNHLLAIQTDLAIVMEKVPEVTDANGEIISKNPVWIFATESTNLLRIQNDVNTMIASIDKISTVPKDSSAYHTGMLDLNDRALLLRTNIMDATPYMYVSVANIMFGTIWIAGILGIFAALKRKKEQLKLADETGV from the coding sequence ATGGCAATCAACCCTTTCACACAACTAGTCTTTGATTTATTCATTTTATCAGCTATAATTATCACAGCATATACTTGCAATTTTTACTATCTTGCATTTCTATCAAGAAAAAGAAAAGATGTTTTATCCCCCACTGATTGGGGAACTCCCTCTATTACAATTCAACTTCCGATATATAATGAAAAATATGTTGCAAAAAGGCTAGTAGACTCTGTTTGTCATCTGGATTATCCTCAAAACAAAATGAGAATTATGGTTTTAGATGATTCAGATGATGATACTGTGGAATTACTTGGAGAAGTAGTTAATGATTACAAGAAAAAAGGGTTTCATATAGAGCATGTACGACGCGGTACAAGAAAAGGGTACAAAGCGGGTGCTCTAAAATATGCAATGCAAAGCACAGATACTGAGCTTGTTGCAATTTTTGATGCTGATTTTATCCCCCCAACTTGGTTTCTGAAAAGAGCAATTCCGCATTTTTCAAAACCCACTATTGGACTTGTGCAATGTAGGTGGGGTCATGTAAATGAAAACTATTCTGCAATTACTCAAGCACAAGCACTATCTCTTGATTTCCACTTTCTTATAGAACAAAAGGCCAAAAGCAACTCTCATTTGTTTATGAATTTTAATGGAACTGCTGGAATTTGGAAGCGTAGTTGTATTGAGGATGCAGGAGGTTGGCACACTGCAACACTTGTAGAAGATTTGGATCTTAGCTATAGAGCACAAATGAAGGGATGGAAGTGTGTCTTTCTGCCTGACATTGTAGTTGATGCTGAATTACCCGTTCAGATGAATGCTGCAAAAAGACAACAGTTTCGTTGGGCTAAAGGCTCAATTCAATGTGCAATCAAATTGCTTACTGATATTGCACTAAAACGTAAAGTTGCAATTGAAGCAAAAATTCAAGCATTTATCCAATTAACTAGACATATAGTATACCCGTTAATGCTAATACAATTTTTGGCATTGCCAATTTTGTTAGCAGGAAACGTTAATCTCTATGTGATTAGTTTTCTTCCAGCACTAACTATTGCAACATATCTTGCAATGGGCCCTGGTGCGTACATTATGATAATCCAAAGTATGTATCACAAATCCTGGAAATCAAAAGCAAAGATTCTTCCTGCGTTGCTAATCTATAATGCTGGAATGTCAGTAAACAATACAGTAGCAGTGTTTGATGCAGTTTTGGGAAAAAAGAACGAATTTCTTAGAACCCCAAAGTATGGTGTATTAAAAACAAAAGATGACTGGAAAGATAATGCATACAATTTACCCTTCTCGCAAGTAACGCTTCTTGAGATTTTTTTTGGTGTTTATGGTATATTGGGTATTTTTATTTCAATTTTTTCAAATAATCCTATATTTGCGCCAATTATTGGTCTTCAAACCATTGGATTTTTCTATATTGCCTACATGAGCCTCTCTCATACACGATTTAAAAGAAATAAATCAAGTAATACTGTACCAAAAACTAAGAAGGAAAAAATGGCACATACTGTTTACAAACTCTCCATGATTGGGATTGTTGCAATAATTATTTTTGGAGGATTTATGGCAATAAATGGATACAATACTGATATCTATCCTCTTGATAGAATTCGTGGCCATCTTGATGGAATAGTTGGTTCTTCGGATCCCACTGCAATCCGTAATCATCTCTTAGCAATTCAAACTGATTTGGCAATAGTCATGGAAAAAGTCCCTGAGGTAACTGATGCTAATGGCGAAATAATATCTAAAAACCCCGTCTGGATATTTGCTACTGAATCTACAAATTTACTTAGAATACAAAATGATGTAAACACAATGATTGCAAGTATTGATAAGATTTCAACTGTGCCAAAGGATAGTTCGGCATATCATACAGGAATGCTTGATCTTAATGATAGAGCCTTGTTGTTGAGAACCAATATTATGGATGCAACTCCATACATGTATGTCAGTGTTGCAAACATTATGTTTGGAACCATTTGGATTGCAGGAATATTGGGAATATTTGCAGCTCTTAAGAGAAAGAAAGAGCAACTAAAACTTGCAGATGAAACTGGTGTTTAA
- a CDS encoding chemotaxis protein — MATKTQKKTSTKTPKKEPTPSAILKKVASVSDSNKALQKEIKVMTKIFSDNQKVLVSMKGMIDTLASTLEHIQKQSKQINIIEDDTQKLYAGLNQVRNQTNIVTKINDQTTKLQEEINRISELQKSSKSQELSEKVEESMNSIKNNSQMIIKIAQRIDEVRDDLRKVSGKTDSFKEIGSEMEKLKNSIEDISGKTAQLDTGNQIIESLKQEFEKITEGVMSTSNLNAELEAIKATIDSISAKASKMDSLGGVIDGLKQQFETVSAKANSIDNLSLESIKELGGKIDKIETEIGSLAKRADSTAFVGEGLKSVQEDFSSFKANVFDKTNSIEQKIASVSDVLKRQDASTAEFHKKSEKLFEEIQSVKNFTNKSSSDSSKEMMALLKLSEYQSNIRMNAESKYGDTKDLVKMASQTSDIVNLFDRISIESGEKIPLPHEVRQWAVGKILDCADKWEIRFSDVYSILTNAIGRDMLKEAVRIQQIRDIYGIRAVDEIRKDLNIS; from the coding sequence ATGGCTACAAAAACTCAGAAAAAAACTTCAACTAAAACTCCAAAGAAAGAACCAACCCCCTCAGCCATTCTTAAAAAAGTAGCATCAGTATCAGACTCTAACAAAGCATTACAAAAAGAAATCAAGGTAATGACTAAAATTTTTTCAGACAATCAAAAAGTTCTCGTATCCATGAAAGGTATGATTGATACTTTAGCATCAACACTTGAACACATTCAAAAACAATCAAAGCAGATCAACATAATAGAAGATGACACTCAAAAGCTCTATGCAGGTCTTAATCAAGTAAGAAACCAAACCAACATAGTTACTAAAATCAATGATCAAACTACAAAACTACAAGAAGAGATCAACAGAATTTCTGAATTACAAAAATCATCAAAATCCCAAGAATTATCAGAAAAAGTTGAAGAGAGTATGAATTCAATAAAGAACAATTCCCAGATGATAATCAAAATTGCACAAAGAATAGATGAAGTGCGAGATGATCTCAGAAAAGTTTCTGGGAAAACAGACTCATTTAAAGAAATTGGTTCTGAAATGGAGAAACTAAAAAACAGTATCGAAGATATTTCAGGAAAAACAGCACAGTTAGATACAGGAAATCAAATTATTGAAAGTCTCAAACAAGAATTTGAAAAGATCACAGAAGGAGTAATGTCCACATCAAATCTTAATGCAGAGCTTGAGGCAATCAAAGCAACCATTGATTCAATATCTGCCAAAGCCTCAAAGATGGATTCTCTTGGAGGAGTAATTGATGGTCTAAAGCAACAATTTGAAACAGTATCAGCAAAAGCAAATTCCATTGACAATCTTAGTTTAGAATCAATTAAGGAATTAGGAGGAAAAATAGATAAAATTGAAACTGAGATAGGTTCATTGGCTAAAAGAGCCGATTCAACAGCATTTGTTGGGGAGGGTCTAAAATCAGTTCAAGAGGATTTCTCCAGTTTCAAAGCAAATGTTTTTGATAAAACTAACAGTATTGAACAGAAAATAGCCTCAGTTTCAGATGTTCTAAAAAGACAAGATGCATCAACTGCGGAATTCCATAAAAAATCTGAGAAATTATTTGAAGAGATACAGTCAGTCAAGAATTTTACAAACAAGTCATCAAGTGATTCATCAAAAGAGATGATGGCTCTGTTAAAACTATCAGAATATCAATCAAACATCAGAATGAATGCAGAATCAAAATATGGAGATACAAAAGATCTAGTAAAGATGGCATCCCAGACTTCAGATATTGTTAATTTGTTTGATAGAATTTCAATAGAGTCAGGCGAAAAAATTCCCTTACCACATGAAGTAAGACAATGGGCAGTTGGAAAAATATTAGATTGTGCAGACAAGTGGGAGATTAGATTTAGTGATGTATATTCAATATTAACAAATGCAATTGGCAGAGACATGCTAAAAGAGGCTGTAAGAATTCAGCAAATTCGAGATATCTACGGCATTAGAGCAGTAGATGAAATTAGAAAAGACTTGAATATTTCTTAA
- a CDS encoding cation:proton antiporter, with the protein MQNIPLQIDSGNIHNSLNNTVTSLIEQITPELPHTSFVTDLAFIMIIGAVVTLAFFKIKQPLIIGYLFAGMLIGPLSPLWSWILPEGGPSSDVLEGVGILSDISALNLFSEIGVILLLFVIGIEFPYAKIRNIGRVAIGVGTIGLFSSLAVIFYTAVALGLNFMDSLFIAAALSISSTAIIVKILEEMGRIRKESSILVLGILIVEDVIAVILISSLQSIALVGTVSVESIVVVVLVATGLIVGTFTIGTRIIPPLIDRVAAAEHREILLLSVLGVCFGYALFANIVGLSVAIGAFLAGVLVAESKSAEVAKLLSSPIKDMFVAIFFISVGALMDVSHIGDYIVIAIILIAVATGMKFGGNMIGNIIFRQKRVKSVRSAFALAAPRGEFSIVIVKAGVDIGAVSSFLFPLIGIISIITAFISPFLIKAGDKIVPLVEDKKNV; encoded by the coding sequence ATGCAAAACATTCCTCTTCAAATAGATTCAGGCAATATTCATAATTCTCTTAACAATACTGTAACTAGTTTAATTGAGCAAATCACTCCTGAGCTTCCTCACACTAGCTTTGTAACTGATTTAGCATTTATCATGATTATTGGTGCAGTAGTGACTCTTGCATTTTTTAAAATAAAACAACCCTTGATTATTGGCTATCTTTTTGCAGGAATGCTGATTGGACCTTTGTCCCCCCTATGGTCATGGATCTTACCCGAAGGCGGCCCTTCTAGTGATGTGTTGGAAGGAGTTGGAATTTTATCTGATATCTCTGCATTGAATCTTTTTTCAGAGATTGGTGTGATACTGCTTCTTTTTGTAATAGGAATTGAATTTCCTTATGCAAAAATTCGAAATATTGGTAGAGTTGCAATAGGTGTTGGAACAATTGGATTGTTTTCCTCATTGGCAGTTATTTTTTATACCGCAGTTGCCCTTGGATTAAATTTTATGGATTCATTATTTATTGCAGCAGCATTATCTATTTCAAGTACTGCAATAATTGTTAAAATTTTAGAAGAGATGGGAAGAATTAGAAAAGAATCTTCCATTCTTGTTTTAGGCATCTTAATTGTTGAAGACGTAATTGCTGTAATTTTGATATCGTCATTACAATCTATTGCTCTAGTTGGAACAGTATCTGTTGAATCCATTGTTGTTGTTGTATTGGTAGCAACAGGTCTAATTGTTGGAACATTTACTATTGGTACCCGTATTATTCCCCCCCTTATTGATAGAGTAGCTGCTGCTGAGCATAGAGAAATTTTACTTTTAAGCGTTCTAGGTGTATGTTTTGGATATGCTCTATTCGCTAACATTGTTGGATTGTCTGTTGCAATTGGTGCATTTTTAGCTGGGGTATTAGTTGCTGAATCAAAATCAGCTGAAGTTGCAAAACTTCTCTCTAGTCCCATTAAAGACATGTTTGTAGCAATTTTTTTCATCTCAGTTGGTGCCTTGATGGATGTATCCCACATTGGAGATTATATTGTAATAGCCATAATTTTGATAGCTGTTGCAACTGGAATGAAATTTGGAGGAAACATGATTGGAAATATAATATTTAGGCAGAAAAGAGTAAAATCTGTTCGCTCTGCATTTGCATTAGCTGCACCCAGAGGCGAATTCTCAATTGTAATTGTAAAAGCTGGTGTGGATATTGGTGCTGTTAGTTCATTCTTGTTCCCATTAATAGGAATTATTTCAATTATTACTGCATTTATCTCTCCATTTTTGATAAAGGCTGGAGATAAAATAGTACCACTAGTGGAAGATAAAAAAAATGTCTGA
- a CDS encoding 50S ribosomal protein L16, which translates to MHGANYRTATGQVFTRKEYIKGKPQIKIAKFQGGKRGTYQYCVQLLLNEKIQIRHMAIESARLAANKTLEQTTGESGYYSRLRIYPHNLLRENKQIATAGADRVSEGMRRSWGKAVSLGARVKQGQCIMELYVNGDAHLEAAKKALKSSCVKLPGTPTIKVIDWNKESP; encoded by the coding sequence ATGCATGGTGCCAATTACAGAACTGCAACAGGTCAAGTGTTTACAAGAAAAGAGTACATCAAGGGTAAACCCCAAATTAAAATTGCAAAATTTCAAGGTGGAAAAAGAGGAACTTACCAATATTGTGTTCAGTTACTTCTAAATGAAAAGATCCAAATTAGACACATGGCAATTGAATCAGCCAGATTGGCAGCAAACAAAACACTAGAACAAACAACAGGTGAATCAGGCTATTATTCAAGACTAAGAATTTACCCACATAACCTACTAAGAGAAAACAAACAGATTGCAACTGCAGGTGCAGATAGAGTTTCAGAAGGAATGAGAAGATCATGGGGCAAAGCTGTCAGTTTGGGTGCAAGAGTAAAACAAGGACAATGCATTATGGAATTATATGTAAATGGTGATGCACACCTAGAGGCTGCAAAAAAAGCACTAAAGAGTTCATGTGTGAAATTACCAGGGACTCCAACAATCAAAGTCATTGATTGGAATAAAGAATCACCATAA
- the endA gene encoding tRNA-intron lyase yields the protein MEDTPLVVGELISDQVCISDKNMIHELEQKGYGEIEKEKMYLKQFESLYLLYANRLNLKKGKKEIDFDSFMSICQKTDFDILTKFLIYRDLRNRGYVVKDGFGFGSDFRVYERGHFGEKGAKFLIFGLNEGQQEKIGLLQKKIEEITQMGKEPIIAVIERRGEVIYYKINRMNFPENKAQFEESFQL from the coding sequence ATGGAAGACACTCCTTTGGTTGTTGGTGAATTGATTTCAGATCAAGTTTGCATATCTGATAAGAACATGATTCATGAATTAGAACAAAAAGGGTATGGTGAAATTGAAAAAGAGAAAATGTACTTGAAACAATTCGAGTCTCTTTACTTACTTTATGCAAATAGACTTAATCTAAAGAAAGGCAAAAAAGAAATTGATTTTGATTCTTTTATGAGTATTTGTCAGAAAACCGATTTTGACATTCTAACAAAATTTCTGATTTATCGTGATTTACGTAATCGTGGATATGTTGTAAAAGATGGATTTGGATTTGGTTCTGATTTTCGTGTCTATGAAAGGGGGCACTTTGGTGAAAAAGGAGCTAAATTTCTAATCTTTGGACTAAATGAGGGCCAACAAGAAAAGATAGGGTTGCTTCAAAAAAAGATTGAAGAGATAACTCAAATGGGTAAAGAACCTATTATTGCAGTTATTGAAAGACGTGGTGAGGTAATCTATTATAAGATTAACCGAATGAACTTCCCTGAAAACAAAGCTCAATTCGAAGAGTCCTTTCAGCTTTAA
- a CDS encoding DNA repair helicase, which produces MGLREIELKEEYRSDRDDIVTEFFFPCLSNCIEYDRCVDFLSIQTLATIAMAFDNFAVGKAKIRMITGHRFRTEDLNLFTKLFSEKYTKSFEGTFIKNTKIQKLQDIVNNGQIELKIAIPNSEQVANSFSERIGIFRDEYDQAVAFTGTSRESFSTQTRDFESVDVFTSWNDSSRVERKMKDFEELWQNKTKYVEVYDFMFAEENNLLKYSSEWIMQD; this is translated from the coding sequence TTGGGATTAAGAGAGATTGAGCTCAAGGAAGAATATCGTTCTGACAGAGATGATATTGTTACAGAATTTTTCTTTCCTTGTTTGAGTAACTGCATTGAATATGATAGGTGTGTGGATTTTTTATCGATTCAGACACTAGCCACTATTGCAATGGCTTTTGACAATTTTGCTGTAGGCAAGGCAAAAATAAGAATGATCACAGGGCATAGATTCAGAACAGAAGATTTGAATCTATTTACAAAACTATTTTCAGAAAAATACACAAAGTCATTTGAAGGGACATTTATCAAAAATACAAAAATACAAAAACTTCAAGACATTGTAAATAATGGTCAAATAGAACTAAAGATTGCAATTCCCAATTCCGAGCAAGTTGCAAATTCATTCTCAGAAAGAATAGGAATTTTTAGAGATGAGTATGATCAAGCAGTAGCTTTTACTGGAACGTCAAGGGAATCATTTTCCACACAAACAAGGGACTTTGAATCAGTAGATGTATTTACATCTTGGAATGATAGTTCACGCGTAGAAAGAAAGATGAAAGATTTCGAAGAATTATGGCAAAACAAGACAAAGTATGTTGAAGTCTATGATTTTATGTTTGCAGAAGAGAACAATCTTTTAAAATATTCATCAGAATGGATAATGCAAGATTAA
- a CDS encoding ATP-binding protein: protein MPIFLDMHKLGDYTKEQLIIGLEDEADEFGVTVHQMMFNEKEDILHCICSAPNIESIEKHHIKFNTKCDKIFPIDEIKTDKITKEEKLKVVGELSSRFAHDIRNPLTIIQTSVDVLKSKYPDIAKKETIKFDMIKSAINRIEHQIDDVLGFVASKKLNFNLNNISEILDSSLTGISIPEKISVNKSQNNVSLYCDFESIRILFVNIILNAIQAMNNFGKIDIKITRDMENVLISFENSGPSIPEKIISKIFDPLFTTKQTGTGLGLVSCKQIVEAHGGKIEVTNNPTTFTVILPQKHIP, encoded by the coding sequence ATGCCTATTTTTCTAGACATGCACAAATTGGGAGATTACACTAAAGAGCAATTAATTATTGGATTAGAAGATGAAGCAGATGAATTTGGGGTCACAGTACATCAAATGATGTTTAATGAAAAGGAAGATATCTTGCATTGTATTTGTTCTGCTCCCAACATAGAGTCTATAGAAAAACATCATATAAAATTTAACACAAAATGCGATAAAATATTTCCAATTGACGAAATAAAGACAGATAAAATTACCAAAGAGGAGAAATTAAAAGTGGTTGGGGAACTTTCTTCTCGATTTGCGCACGACATTAGAAATCCTTTAACCATTATACAAACATCCGTGGATGTTTTAAAATCAAAATATCCCGATATAGCAAAAAAAGAAACTATCAAATTCGATATGATAAAATCTGCAATAAATAGAATTGAACATCAAATAGATGATGTGTTGGGATTTGTGGCTTCAAAGAAACTAAATTTTAATTTAAACAACATATCTGAAATTTTGGATTCCTCTCTTACAGGAATATCTATTCCTGAAAAAATATCTGTAAATAAATCCCAAAATAACGTTTCTCTTTATTGTGATTTTGAATCAATACGGATTCTTTTTGTAAATATTATTCTTAACGCAATACAAGCAATGAACAATTTTGGAAAAATAGACATCAAAATAACTCGAGACATGGAGAATGTCCTAATCTCTTTTGAAAATTCTGGACCTAGTATACCTGAGAAAATAATCTCAAAAATATTTGATCCTTTGTTTACTACTAAACAAACAGGTACTGGTTTAGGTCTAGTTAGTTGTAAACAAATTGTAGAGGCACATGGTGGTAAAATAGAAGTAACAAACAACCCTACAACATTTACTGTAATTTTACCTCAAAAACACATACCCTGA
- a CDS encoding class I SAM-dependent methyltransferase gives MSLSPKEFVPIFFDNTSQTYDKVAYWSTFGKDNLWKNEIIKKIQNADSILDLACGTGILTRRLATCFPRSKIVAVDITKNYLEIAEKNSTSFSNVSFVHQDAEKLALDKKFDCICSSYIPKYCDPEILVKNCMNHLNPAGQIILHDFTYPKNYLIQKIWNLYFILLNFIGIFIPSWKEAFFNLPKLIKTSNWFDSYKKEFEKNNFDVVLQNLTWHTSAILVATKTNCN, from the coding sequence ATGTCTTTATCTCCTAAGGAATTCGTACCTATCTTTTTTGATAATACATCTCAAACTTATGACAAGGTAGCATATTGGTCAACATTTGGCAAAGACAACCTTTGGAAAAATGAGATAATAAAAAAAATTCAAAATGCAGATTCCATACTGGACTTAGCGTGTGGAACAGGAATATTAACAAGAAGACTGGCAACCTGTTTTCCTCGAAGTAAGATAGTTGCAGTTGATATAACAAAAAACTATTTGGAAATTGCAGAAAAAAACTCTACATCGTTTTCAAATGTGTCTTTTGTACATCAAGATGCAGAAAAACTTGCACTTGATAAAAAATTTGATTGTATTTGTTCATCATATATACCAAAATACTGCGACCCAGAAATTCTTGTCAAAAACTGTATGAATCACCTAAATCCAGCAGGACAGATAATATTGCATGATTTTACATACCCAAAAAATTATCTTATACAAAAAATATGGAATCTTTACTTTATATTGTTGAATTTTATTGGAATATTTATACCATCTTGGAAAGAGGCATTTTTTAATCTTCCAAAATTAATTAAAACAAGCAACTGGTTTGATTCTTACAAAAAAGAATTTGAGAAAAACAATTTTGATGTTGTATTGCAGAATCTAACTTGGCATACTTCTGCGATTTTAGTTGCAACTAAAACTAATTGTAATTAA
- a CDS encoding 2-isopropylmalate synthase yields MNKYQDFIKKGVIEPLEEVPFHGKAPIKRFLMLEKSLIPQSDTHIAVHFVDASKDLPKYSKPHKHDCDEINLILSGDSELTYEIQLDDEIYKVSSPSTIFIPKGLRHSAQAISGNGIFVCIILSNDHSSE; encoded by the coding sequence ATGAACAAATATCAAGATTTTATCAAAAAAGGAGTGATTGAACCACTAGAAGAAGTTCCATTTCATGGTAAAGCACCAATTAAACGATTCTTGATGTTAGAAAAATCTCTAATTCCTCAATCTGATACCCACATTGCAGTTCACTTTGTTGATGCTTCAAAAGATCTACCAAAATACAGCAAGCCCCACAAACATGACTGCGATGAAATCAATCTAATATTATCTGGGGATTCTGAATTGACATATGAGATTCAGCTAGATGATGAAATCTACAAGGTATCTTCTCCATCTACAATATTTATTCCAAAAGGACTAAGACACAGTGCACAAGCAATTTCAGGAAATGGGATCTTTGTGTGCATTATACTATCAAATGATCATTCCTCTGAATGA